acttaactgtcccCAAtgaccacagctggcaacacattccatgcattcacaactctctaggtaaagaacctacctctgacgtctcctttataccttcctcctaacatcatcaaattatgacttctcgtaccagtcaatcctgccctggggaaaggtctgtggctattgactctatctattcctctcattattttgtacacctcgatcaggtctcctctcttcctcctctccagagagaaaagtccgagcttagtcaacctttcttcatacggcaagccctccagtccaggcagcatcctggtaaaccttctttgcaccctctccaaagcctctgtatctttcccgcagtagggtgaccagaactggacacaatattccaagtgtggtctcaccagggacttgtagagctgcagcaaaacctcacagctcttatactcaatccccctgttaatgaaagccaaaacaccacttgctttctgaacaactctatccacttgggtggcaactttgagggatctatgtacttgcacacccagatccctctgttcctccacactgccaagaatcctgtctttaatcccatATTCAGCactcaagttcgaccttccaaaatgcatcccggttgaactccatctgccatttctcagcccagctctgcgtcctgtctatgtcgcgctgcagcctgcaatagccctctgtcagccaaccaattctgaatccagatagccacatctccctgtatcccatacttcctgactttctgaacgagcctaccatggggaaccttatcaaatgccttgctgaagcccatatacaccacatccactgctcaaccatcGTTGACCTGTCTTGTCATCCCAGGTGTAACTGCAGCAAAGAGATGTGAACCACAGCAGTGTCTAACCTCCTCCAGGTTTAACTACTAATCCTTATTGGTGTTTCCAAATGCCTGTAACTCACCATCTTACAACAGTCATCTTCTTTGGGTGGGGGGGAGAGCGAAGGAgaatgaggaaggtgtttggGTAGATTGGTATCCCAGAGGCCCAGGCTAAGGGTACAAGTTTGAGCCCCGCCATGGCAGTTGGTGTAATTTAAATCCAGTGAATAAGTCTGGGATCCATAGCTGGTTTCAGTAAAGGTGACCATTCACTGTCATAAAACCCCCACTCTGGTTCACTAACACTCTTGAGGAAGGGGAATCCACCATGcatccctggtctggcctaaacgtgactttAGACCCaaagcaacatggttgactctgaactgccaccagttcaagggcaattggggatgggtaacaagcagagtcatagagtcgtacagcacggagacaggcccttcggcccacactggtccatgccgaccaaaatgtccgtctacactaaccccatttccctgcacaggGCCCATATcgttctaaccctttcctatccatgtatttgtccaaatgccttctaaatgttgtttcatatacccgcctcaaccaatgtggacttcaacagtttcctcatttcccctccccccacctcaccccagttccaaccttccagctcagcaccgtccccatgacttgtccgacctgcctatcttcttttccacctatccactccaccctccccccccctccccccccccaacctatcaccttcatcccctcccccattcacctattgtactctatgctactttctccccacccccaccctcctctcgtttatctctccacccttcaggctctctgcctgtattcctgatgaagggcttttggccgaaacatCCATTTTACTGCACTTGGatgctgctcttccagcactactaatccacttccactggcagctcattccatctgtgtaccaccctctgggttcaaaaaaaaaagttgccccctccgattcccttttattctttcccctctcaccttaacctgaTGGCCTcgagtcctcgattccccaactgaATTCCAtccgccatttctcagcccagctctgcaccctgtCTATGTCTCACTGCagcctatccaccctatccatgcctctcatgatcttgcaCACCTCTGTAAAGGTCCCCCTTCAGTCTCCTTCGCTCTAAAGAAGAGagtcccagcttgtccaacctcttcctgtaactcaaaccattgagtcctggcaactcCCATGTCAATTTCATCTCCACTatttccagtttagtaacatccttcctgtaaaatcTCTGAGAGTGCTGTTTAAAgctgtcagccaggactctctAACTGGACCAGGTCAACAGATGCACTCAGGGATCACTTACTCAATGAGATTCCCCCCTGGCCTCGTTCCAATCGCTACACACCACACCGattccctcaacctccaatgctcagTTACAGCAATGTCTACTGTCTACAATAACTCACCAAAGGTCCGAAGAGAGTACATTTCAAACCCAATGACTCCATTTCCATCACGAAGGACGAGGGTAGCAGATCCATGGGAGCATTGCCTccgagccattcaccatcctgatagAACTCTGTGGTGGATTTTTAGTTTGGTCTCCGTTTCTTCCCCCAGTGAGATGCGTGAAATCCCCGATAACCAGGAGGTGTTTGTTCACACCGATACAGACCAGAGCATCATCATTGAGCTGTTGGAACACCAGGCTCACGTTGCTGATCAGGAAGCAGCCAGGTCAGTCCAGGCCAGTGACTGCAACAGCAGGACGGGTACCAGCCGGCTctcagagggggggggggggggggggggggggaggggagggggggggggcagcggGGATTGGGGGGGGGCAGCGGGGattggggtggtgggggcaggggggtgggggggtggtggttgtGGGGGATGTGGGATGGGggttgttggggtggggggtggtggttgtGGGGGACGTGGGATGGGGGTTGTTGGCGGGGGCGGGGGGCGTGGTGGTTGTGAGGGTGGAGGACGTGGGATGGGGGTTGTTTGGGTGGGCGGGGGCGTGgtggttgtgggggtgggggatgtgggaTGGGGGTTGTTGGCGGGGGCAGGGGCGTGgtggttgtgggggtgggggatgtgggaTGGGGGTTGTTGGGGTGGGCGGTGTGGTGgttgtgggggtggagggtgtgggatGGGGGATTGGGCGGTGTGGTGgttgtgggggtggagggtgtgggatgggggggtggggggtgtgggatgggggggtggggggtgtgggatgggggtgttgaggtggggggtgtgggatgggggtgctgaggtggggggtgtgggatgggggtgctgaggtggggggtgtgggatgggggtgctgaggtggggggtgtgggatgggggtgctgaggtggggggtgtgggatgggggtgttgaggtggggggtgtggggtgggggtgctgaggtggggggtgtgggatgggggtgctgaggtggggggtgtgggatgggggtgctgaggtggggggtgtggggtgggggtgttgaggtggggggtgtggggtgggggtgttgaggtggggggtgtgggatgggggtgctgaggtggggggtgtgggatgggggtgctgaggtggggggtgtgggatgggggtgctgaggtggggggtgtgggatgggggtgctgaggtggggggtgtgggatgggggttgttggggtgggggtgtgtgatggttgtgggggtgggatgggggtgttggggtagtggtgtgtgatggggtgggtggtggggggggtgggatgggggtgttggggtgggggctgtggtggttgtggggatgggggggtggggggggtgtggtggttgtgggggtggggggtgtgggatggggttgtgggggtggggggtgtggtggttgtgggggtggggggtgtgggatgggggttgttggggtggggggggtggtcgtTGTGAGAGTGGGATGTGTTTGATGGGggttgttggggtgggggggtgtggtggttgtgagggtgggggtgtgggagaggttgttggggtggggggatgtggtGGTTGTGGTGGTGTGGGGTTTGGGATGGGGGTTGTTGGGGGAGGAGTGTGGtagttgtgggggtgggggtgtgggatgggggttgttggggtgggagggtgtggtgtttgtgagggtgggggtgtgggagaggttgttggggtggggggatgtggtggtggagtgtgttggatgggggttgttggggtgggggtgtgtgggggggagggtgggatagtatgtgggtggtggtgggtgtggtggtggggtggtgatGGGATTAGGGAAGGTAGCTGGTTGAGGGTAGGTGGTGACCGTGGATGCTGGGGGCTGGGACAGGGGATGTGGTTGGTGGTGGTTAGGGGGTGGGAGCTGCAGAGAGtcggggggggtggtggaggggggagggagtgggaagcTGTGCCTGGAATTGGCTGGGAGCAGGATGAACGCCTGTGGGACTAACAGCAACAGCATTGAAAAGGCAAACAGTTTAAAGATGCAATTTTAATCCTTCCGGATGGCTCTTGCCGAACCGGGATTGGCTGGGATTCTCTCTTGCTGTGCCggctatataaatgcaggttgTTGCTGGCGATTCAGCACTACTTTGTGTTTGTCAGGTACCACTTTGCTGACCTCGCGGGCAGTAACGATGCGACGGGCGTGGACGGTGCAGAGATTCTGAGCGTGGAACCCGTCAGCAGTGAGCAGCTTACACTGCAAGACCCCAGCAGTGCCTGGTTCCTCTCCGGGAGGCAGCAGGTGGCGAAATTCAATGAGGGGGTACGTGGCAGAAAGCCGGCCCACCAGGGATGGATGACCAAATCAGtgggaggcacagtggctcagtggttagcacccgcagtgtcagggtcccaggttcgattccaccctcgggcgactgtctgtgtggagtttgcacgttctccccgtgtctgcgtgggtttcctccgggtgctccagtttcctcccacagtccaaaggtgtgtaggttagggtggattggccatgctaaattacccatagtgttcagggatgtgtaggttaggggggatcggccgtgctaaattaccccatagtgttcagggatgtgtaggttagggtggattggtcatgttaaattacccatagtgttaggtgcatttatcagggggtaaatatagggtaggggggtgCGTCAgtgtgggttactgttcggagggtcggtgtggacttgttgggccaaagggcctgtgtccaTATGGTAGGGCATCTatctaatttttttaaaaaaagagggaTGTTTGAAAggaggtgttgggggggggggtgcgcacAGGGAGCTGAAGGTCCAACTGCAAATGGTGGAGTCATTAAAACTGTGGAGGTGCTAAAGGCTGGGATTGAAGGTGGGCAGGGAGCCTAGAAGGTGTGgggtcagagcttacagagatcAGCTGGAGGTGTGGAAGACGGTGTGGCAACCAGGGATTGGAGGATGAGAATGAGCTTTTATATCAGACACTGCTGGTGCAGAGGCTACGGATGTACAGGGGATCAATGGGACTTGAATAAGTGAGCATGTGGGACAGCAGAGTTTGTGTCGATCTCTGGGCTTGGGAGAGCGTTTTAACATTGAAGTCACTAAGTACAGCTACAGTGACCATCAGGCTACTGTTGGGAACAATGTGATTTGCCTGTTTTGTCTTAATCTACTTCTGTCTTTTTTTATTTTGTaacaggctaggaatactgtgacaATTCACCTGGCCCTGTTCAGACTCCCACAGTACTCCACGGATATCCTCATTACATTCAACGATCCGACAGTAATCAGGTACTTGATCACTACCTACCTTGGAATGAGAAGGATTGCAGAAGGAACAGAAATCTTTTTTATTGCCCAGAAACCTGTTTCCTTTTCAAGTATTTCTTCCTCTTTCGAAAGTTCCTTTTGAACCTGCTCccactgggtggcacggtggttagcactgctgcctcacagcgccagggacctgggttcgattccagcctctggcgactgtctgtgtggagtttgcacattctccccgtgtctgcgtgggtttcctccaggtgctccggtttcctcccacagcaccaaagatgtgcaggttagggtggattggccatgctaaattgcccatagttttgggtaaaaggggtaaatgtaggggaatgggtgggttgcacttcagcgggttggtgtggacttgttgggccgaagggcctgtttccacactgtaatgtaagtaatctaatctaatcactgcaCTTTCATAGAccatcgaacagtacagcacagtgcaggcccttcgacCATCAATGTTGTACTggcctactctaagatcagactaactgacatacccttcattatacTTCCAATCCATGCACTTATCCAAGAGttacttaaatgtccctcatgtctctgactctactcccaccgctggcagtgcattccacacacccaccactctctgtgttaagaacctccctctgacatctcccctaaaccttcctccaatcaccttaaaattataccccctcgtgatagccatttgcGTCCTGGGgagaaaggtctctggctatccactctatctatggctctcatcatcttgtacatgtATATCAGATCAACTCTCATTATTTAGGgtagtacggtggctcagtggttagcactgctgcctcacagcgccagggacttgggttcgattccagcctctggcgactgtctgtgtggagtttgcacattctccccgtgtctgcgtgtgggtttcctccaggggtgctccggtttcctcccacagtccaaagatgtgcaggttcaggtggattggccgtgctaaattgccccctagtgtgaggtacattagtcagtggcaaatgtaggggaataatgggtctgggtgggttgctcttcggagggtcggtgtggacttgttgggccaaagggcctgtttccacactgtagggaatctaatctaatctttacaaaaaaaaattcctccaatgagaaaagccctagctccctcagcctttcttcataacacGCAAAAGAGTCCGGGCCCTTCAGGTGGAATTTGAGGATTCCAGTCGTCCATTGAAGAAGAGAAAGGTGGGGAGGACAGGGTTGCAGATTATCGAACGTCCTCGCCTGATAATCTTCCTTTCACTGAAAAGCAGACAAACTGGCCATTCAGCTGGGTGCTGTCGTTGGGATCTTCCCATGTACTGAGAGCACAGCACATTTGGTTGTGCCAACTCCACAAGGGAAAGGTTGAGCAGGTTGGGACGATACGAGTTGGGGTTCAGAAGAGTGGGAGGCCATcttgtgttatgaagttgaaggcgtgtacCTTGGtaactcaccaaagctccttagacagcactgtcACGACAGGacggtgaacccttctgttatTTAAACCGAACACCCAGACAATctcacctcaccttgtaatctgtgaAAGTatgattaggttacttacagtgtggaaacaggcccttcggcccaacaagtccacaccgacccgctgaatcgcaacccacccagacccattcccctacatttaccccttcacctaacactaggggcaattttagcacggccaatccaccctgacctgtgggaggaaaccggagcaaacccacacagacccggggagaatgtgcaaactccacacagacagcgcccgaggctgggatcaaacccgggtccctggcgctgggaagcagcagtgctaaccaccgtaccACCCACTATGAGTAACAGAGAACTCCCAACTTCCACTATTTAAGGAAAATAATATCAGTGTATTCCTTAACTCTGATAGTCaccattaaacaacaactatttataactctAAGCCTCTTTTCTTTTAAAGGCACCATATATGCTTCAACTTTGTAAAACCTGTTGAAACGTAAGAttctgatgggggtgggggggtgtttgATAGGGTGGATGCTGTCCCTGATGGAAGAGAATGGAACtaggggacacagtttaaaaataaggggtctccCATTTAAAATGGGGCTGAACAGGAATTTCAGAAGGTCATTGGCCCAACTTACCCGTACCGTCCCGTTTTCACAAAATGAACTAGTCCCGTTTATctgcatttggaccatatccctcgagatgtttcttaaatgacaaagtTAAACTCACTACTACTACTAGTTCCAGATCCTCACGCCCCTCTGTGGGAAACTGTTACCCCTCTGGACCCTTTTGCCATTACTGTTTGGAATTTTTCCTCCCCCAGAGAACATTGGAGTTTGGGTCATCGAATATACTCAAGGTCGTGTTAGGCAGATTGTTGATTGGTGAGGGAATCAAAGGATACGGAGGGATGTAGAAACCAGGGTAGACCATTTGACCTTTCAACCCTGCTCCGCCATTAAATATGGTCATGGCTTATCCTGTATCTCGGCGTTATATTGCCGCACTCTCTGACCCTTTGATGCCATCAAAATCTAAAAATGTTTCTGTCCCATTCTTGGATATATTCTTGACCTTCTGTGGTAGAGAGTTCCACAGCTTGACtgccctttgagtgaagaaatgtttctttgtctcagtcctgaatggtctcccctgattcctgagatggtgtcccctggttctagaaaatacaggcccagttgaaCCAGTCTGTCCTTTTGGACAGTGGTGCTTTACCGGGATGTGCTTTATAAATCTCCACTATCTTCCCTCTCTGGCAAATATAACCTCCCAAaactgtggtctcaccaaggccctgtgtaGGTCCAGTtaagacatccctacttctgaactctGACCCGTTTGCAGTGCAGGCCAAGACACCATTACCTCATTACTTGTTGCACCTACCTGTCTCCTTTCATTGAccggtgtacaagaacacccctTGTACAGTCACATTTCCCAATCTATCCCAATTAAACAAtattcctttctgtttttcgCACCAAAGCGTATAACTCCACATTGAGccgcatctgccatgcatttcccCACTTACTCCATCTTGTTTAAACCAGTTTGAACTTCTCTGAACCTGCTTCACAATTCACAATCCCACCTCGTTTTGTGTTACCATCAAACTTGGAAATGTTGCATTTGGTTCTTTCTGGGTCATTCATGTAAATCCGTGTGTAGCTGGAGCCCAGGCACTGACCCCACTGAATGCTACCTGCTGCTCAGAAAATGTCCTATTTATTCCTATTCTTTGGTTCCTGTCTGTCAACACCCAATATAATACACCTTATTGTGTGTGCTTTAACTTGTTCCATGAAACTCACATGAAGGACAttatcaaaatgcttctgaaaatccaaatttgtcacatccactggttctcccgTATCTATTCTCTGAGTTACATATTCAAAAAATTTCCAGTGGATTTGTTAAGCGTGATTTGCCTTTCatggcagacaggaaagtggaataATGGCCATGATCTAATGGATGGCAGAGCAGgtccaaggggctgaatggccttccccTAATTCAGATGTTGCTATGCTCTAGggtaaagtggagtcgcaggtagataggatagtgaaggaggcatttggtatgctttcctttattggtcagagtattgagtacaggagttgggaggtcatgttacggctgtacaggatattggttaggccactgttggaatattgtgtgcagttctggtctccctgttgtaggaaggatgttgtgaaacttgaaagggttcagaaaagatttacaaggatgttgccagggttggaggatctgagccacaaggagaggctgaacaggctggggctgttttccctggagcgtcggaggctgaggggtgaccttatagaggtttacaaaattatgggggggcatggataggataaatagacaaagtcttttcccctggggtgggggagtccagaactagagggtataggtttagggtgagaggggaaagatataaaagagacctaaggggcaactttttcacacagagggtggtgtgtgtatggaatgagctgccagaggatgtggtggaggctggtacaattgaaacatttaagaggcatttggatgggtatatgaatagggagggtttggagggatatgggccgggtgctggcaggtgggactagattgggttgggatatctggtcggcatggacgggttggaccgaagggtctgtttccgtgttgcacatctctgtgactctattacaGCTACCTGGGGTGTCCAAGCTCTTGGGGATTGTGACAATTCTTGGTGCAGTCATTTTCTTTAACTGTGGCTCTCTCGTTTTTCTCTTTCCCGGTCCCCGTCACTAGTCCTTTCAGCAGTAGCGTGGGTGGGAGCTCTGCACAGGCAGGAGGTTCCTCCGCCAGCGCTGCCCCCCACTGGACCCTGGAGCAGTTCCACACCATCATACAGTCCTTCATGCTCCTGGATCCAACCATCTTCTCCTGAACGCACATGCCTTGTGGTCAGGCCTCACACCGCGGAGACCGCGAGAGTCTCGTTCCTCATCCGCTTGCACACCAATTGAGGCGAACCCTATTGTGGACGGACATG
The sequence above is a segment of the Chiloscyllium punctatum isolate Juve2018m chromosome 21, sChiPun1.3, whole genome shotgun sequence genome. Coding sequences within it:
- the rangrf gene encoding ran guanine nucleotide release factor, with translation MNSNTPHPLFGGSFAAIIPPHSVDVSEMREIPDNQEVFVHTDTDQSIIIELLEHQAHVADQEAARYHFADLAGSNDATGVDGAEILSVEPVSSEQLTLQDPSSAWFLSGRQQVAKFNEGARNTVTIHLALFRLPQYSTDILITFNDPTVISPFSSSVGGSSAQAGGSSASAAPHWTLEQFHTIIQSFMLLDPTIFS